Proteins from a single region of Haloterrigena alkaliphila:
- a CDS encoding pyridoxamine 5'-phosphate oxidase family protein, with protein sequence MASIPEEFHDLFEKATFAHVATLTDEGLPHVTPVWVDYDADDERLLVNTERHRQKAQNVERNSGVGVSMTDPDNPYRRLSIIGEVDEVTTDGAREHIDELARRYTDADEYQTPIETERVILRIRVDRVVDASDSS encoded by the coding sequence ATGGCTTCCATTCCCGAGGAGTTCCACGACCTGTTCGAGAAGGCAACGTTCGCCCACGTCGCGACGCTGACCGACGAGGGGCTCCCCCACGTCACGCCGGTCTGGGTCGATTACGACGCCGACGACGAGCGGCTGCTGGTCAACACCGAACGCCACCGCCAGAAGGCCCAGAACGTGGAACGAAACTCCGGGGTCGGCGTCAGCATGACCGACCCCGACAACCCGTACCGACGGCTGTCGATCATCGGCGAGGTCGACGAGGTGACGACCGACGGCGCGCGAGAACACATCGACGAACTCGCCCGGCGCTATACGGACGCCGACGAGTACCAGACTCCCATCGAGACCGAACGCGTGATTCTGCGGATTCGAGTCGATCGGGTCGTCGACGCGAGCGACAGCAGCTGA
- a CDS encoding acetolactate synthase large subunit — MPSTADVLVDCLEAEGVERVFGVPGEEIEDLLFALRDSPIRFVPTRHEQGAAFMADVHGRLTGAAGVCCSTLGPGATNLMTGVADAHLDKSPVVAITGQGGRERLHKESHQALNVVDLFEPIVEWNTQIAEPEIAPESVRKAFKLAEYEKPGATHLEFPEDVAASEIDADPIEVRDPVRRPDPDDESAERAARLLADAERPLILAGNGAVRTRASEYIRDLVERVGIPVVGTYMGKGAISDREPASLMTLDSGPGEEAARAIERADCVAAVGYDIAEHDPEGWNPDLEKTIVHVDSEPAEVYRHYNPDVEIVADVGAALSAIDDRLPDEACSLWCDDLHDRLLEAATAPPADDDPITVRNALPLLREAMADSDVLVSDVGSHKMAIAQSFPTYEPNTCVISNGLASMGIAVPGALAADLAVDSNVVAGTGDGGFLMNAAELETASRLDCGFTTVVFNDDDYGLISEKQEGHRGEHTGTELTNPDLVTFAESFGIDAYRPEGWDEVAAAFEEAVPSDELALIEVRLES, encoded by the coding sequence ATGCCGTCCACAGCCGACGTACTCGTCGATTGTCTCGAGGCCGAAGGCGTCGAGCGCGTCTTCGGAGTGCCGGGCGAAGAGATCGAGGACCTGCTGTTCGCGCTGCGGGACTCGCCGATCCGCTTCGTTCCGACGCGCCACGAACAGGGGGCCGCGTTCATGGCGGACGTCCACGGCCGGTTGACCGGCGCGGCGGGCGTCTGCTGCTCGACGCTCGGTCCCGGCGCGACGAACCTCATGACCGGCGTCGCCGACGCCCACCTCGACAAGAGCCCGGTCGTCGCCATCACCGGCCAGGGCGGTCGCGAGCGCCTGCACAAGGAGAGCCACCAGGCCCTGAACGTGGTCGACCTCTTCGAACCCATCGTCGAGTGGAACACCCAGATCGCCGAGCCCGAGATCGCACCCGAGTCGGTCCGAAAGGCGTTCAAACTCGCCGAGTACGAGAAGCCGGGCGCGACCCACCTCGAGTTCCCCGAGGACGTCGCCGCTTCGGAGATCGACGCGGACCCGATCGAGGTCCGCGATCCGGTTCGACGGCCGGACCCGGACGACGAATCGGCCGAGCGCGCGGCGCGGTTGCTCGCCGACGCCGAGCGGCCGCTCATCCTCGCGGGCAACGGCGCGGTGCGAACCCGCGCGTCGGAGTACATCCGCGATCTCGTCGAGCGCGTGGGGATCCCCGTCGTCGGGACGTACATGGGCAAGGGGGCGATTTCGGACCGCGAACCCGCCTCGCTGATGACCCTCGATTCGGGGCCGGGGGAGGAGGCCGCGCGGGCGATCGAGCGCGCGGACTGCGTCGCCGCGGTCGGCTACGACATCGCCGAACACGACCCCGAGGGGTGGAACCCCGACCTCGAGAAGACCATCGTCCACGTCGACTCCGAACCCGCGGAGGTCTACCGCCACTACAACCCGGACGTGGAGATCGTCGCCGACGTCGGCGCGGCGCTGTCGGCCATCGACGACCGCCTGCCCGACGAGGCCTGCTCCCTGTGGTGTGACGACCTCCACGATCGGCTGCTCGAGGCGGCGACGGCGCCGCCTGCTGACGACGACCCGATCACCGTCCGGAACGCCCTGCCGCTGTTGCGCGAGGCCATGGCCGACTCCGACGTGCTCGTCTCGGACGTCGGCAGCCACAAGATGGCCATCGCCCAGTCGTTCCCGACGTACGAGCCCAATACCTGCGTGATCTCGAACGGGCTGGCCAGCATGGGAATCGCCGTTCCCGGCGCACTCGCGGCCGATCTGGCGGTCGATTCGAACGTGGTCGCCGGGACCGGGGACGGCGGATTCCTGATGAACGCGGCGGAACTCGAGACCGCCTCGAGGCTGGACTGTGGCTTTACGACCGTGGTGTTCAACGACGACGACTACGGCCTGATCTCCGAGAAGCAGGAGGGTCACCGGGGTGAACACACCGGAACCGAGCTAACGAATCCGGATCTGGTGACGTTCGCGGAGAGCTTCGGTATTGACGCGTATCGGCCCGAGGGGTGGGACGAGGTGGCGGCGGCGTTCGAGGAGGCCGTGCCTTCGGACGAGTTGGCGTTGATCGAGGTTCGGCTCGAGAGTTGA
- the trmY gene encoding tRNA (pseudouridine(54)-N(1))-methyltransferase TrmY: protein MRQFVLIGHDVPTEPDFSLEDLAGGAGRLDALCRSITASFVTSHGIREDVRTHLVAQDELTITFDGSELRGLNPDERSTAALVRKALEHRDEAIGALPAEPSPGIEVYRRGFEATLEAVADSGTVVQLHEDGDAVVDVGADGLADPVFVLSDHRDFTDAEEAVLEDVVDRRVRLGPELLHADQAITVAHHYLDTEGYERF from the coding sequence ATGCGCCAGTTCGTACTGATCGGTCACGACGTGCCGACCGAGCCCGACTTCTCGCTCGAGGACCTCGCGGGCGGGGCCGGCCGCCTCGACGCGCTCTGTCGGTCGATCACCGCCTCGTTCGTCACCTCCCACGGCATCCGCGAGGACGTCCGCACCCACCTCGTCGCGCAGGACGAGCTCACGATCACCTTCGACGGGAGCGAGCTTCGGGGGCTCAACCCCGACGAGCGCAGCACCGCCGCGCTGGTGCGCAAGGCCCTCGAGCACCGCGACGAAGCCATCGGCGCGCTGCCCGCGGAGCCCAGTCCCGGCATCGAGGTGTACCGGAGGGGGTTCGAGGCGACGCTCGAGGCGGTCGCCGACTCCGGGACCGTCGTACAGTTGCACGAGGACGGCGACGCCGTGGTGGACGTCGGCGCGGACGGACTTGCGGATCCGGTGTTCGTGCTCTCCGATCACCGGGATTTCACCGACGCGGAGGAGGCGGTGCTCGAGGACGTCGTCGATCGGCGGGTGCGGCTCGGTCCCGAGTTGTTGCACGCCGATCAGGCGATCACGGTCGCGCATCACTATCTCGACACTGAAGGGTACGAGCGGTTTTAG